A window of Odocoileus virginianus isolate 20LAN1187 ecotype Illinois unplaced genomic scaffold, Ovbor_1.2 Unplaced_Contig_8, whole genome shotgun sequence contains these coding sequences:
- the OLFML3 gene encoding olfactomedin-like protein 3 — protein MGPRTPLLILFLLAWLAPLQGQQHHLVEYMERRLAALEERLAQCQDQSSRHAAELRDFKNKMLPLLEVAEKEREALRTEADTISGRVDRLEREVDYLETQNPALPCVEVDEKVTGGPGTKGKGRRNEKYDMITDCGYTISQVRSMKILKRFGGPAGLWTKDPLGPAEKIYVLDGTQNDTAFVFPRLRDFTLAMAARKASRVRVPFPWVGTGQLVYGGFLYYARRPPGGPGGGGELQNTLQLIKFHLANRTVVDSSVFPAEGLIPPYGLTADTYIDLAADEEGLWAVYATQEDDRHLCLAKLDPQTLDTEQQWDTPCPRENAEAAFVICGTLYVVYNTRPASRARIQCSFDASGTLTPERAALPYFPRRYGAHASLRYNPRERQLYAWDDGYQIVYKLEMRKKEEEV, from the exons ATGGGGCCCCGCACTCCACTCCTCATATTGTTCCTTTTGGCATGGTTGGCACCCCTTCAAGGACAGCAGCACCACCTTGTGGAATACATGGAACGCCGATTGGCTGCCTTAGAG GAACGGCTGGCCCAGTGCCAGGACCAGAGTAGTCGGCATGCTGCTGAGCTGCGGGACTTCAAGAACAAGATGCTGCCGCTGCTGGAGGTGGCTGAGAAGGAGCGGGAGGCGCTCAGAACCGAAGCCGACACCATCTCCGGGAGAGTAGACCGTCTGGAGCGGGAGGTGGACTATCTGGAAACCCAGAACCCAGCCCTACCCTGTGTAGAGGTTGATGAGAAGGTGACCGGAGGCCCTGGGACCAAAGGCAAGGGCAGAAGAAATGAGAAGTACGATATGATAACAG ACTGTGGCTACACGATCTCTCAGGTGAGATCAATGAAGATCCTGAAGCGGTTCGGTGGCCCAGCCGGTCTATGGACAAAGGATCCACTGGGCCCAGCAGAGAAGATCTACGTGTTAGATGGGACCCAGAACGACACAGCCTTTGTCTTCCCAAGACTGCGTGACTTCACCCTTGCCATGGCTGCCCGGAAGGCTTCCCGGGTCCGGGTGCCCTTCCCCTGGGTAGGCACGGGCCAGCTGGTATATGGTGGCTTTCTGTATTATGCCCGGAGGCCCCCCGGAGGACCTGGAGGGGGCGGTGAGCTGCAGAACACTTTGCAGCTCATCAAGTTCCACCTGGCAAACCGGACAGTGGTGGACAGTTCAGTGTTCCCAGCAGAGGGTTTGATCCCCCCGTACGGGCTGACGGCAGACACATACATAGACCTGGCGGCTGACGAGGAGGGCCTTTGGGCTGTCTATGCCACCCAGGAGGATGACAGGCACTTGTGTCTGGCCAAGTTAGACCCACAGACGCTGGACACAGAGCAGCAGTGGGATACCCCATGTCCCCGAGAGAACGCCGAGGCCGCCTTTGTCATCTGTGGGACCCTCTACGTCGTCTATAATACCCGCCCTGCCAGTCGGGCTCGCATCCAATGCTCCTTTGATGCCAGCGGCACCCTGACCCCGGAAAGGGCAGCACTCCCTTATTTCCCCCGCAGATATGGTGCCCATGCCAGCCTGCGCTATAACCCCCGTGAGCGCCAGCTCTACGCCTGGGATGATGGCTACCAGATTGTCTATAAGCTGGAgatgaggaagaaagaggaagaagtttGA